DNA sequence from the Centropristis striata isolate RG_2023a ecotype Rhode Island chromosome 17, C.striata_1.0, whole genome shotgun sequence genome:
GCTGGGTGGAATGAGCCCTGGGATACCTGAAGCTCCGTACATCTCTGCAAGGCGCCTTTCTCCTGATCGGCCGCTAGATGTCCGCACTGCCCAAGCTTTGTGTCGTGTCGCGGTGCTTCTCACTTCCGCAATGGCATTCAACAATGAATGTATGAACAACAGACGACAGAATGTTGGAAATAACAGAGAGAAAGTCCCCGTAGCCTGTGGAAGAAAGTAAATACGTTTGTCAAAAATAGCTCTCGTGCGCCAGAGAGGGGCCAGCTCTTGGCGAGTGCGTACAAACACTTCTCGGCTGTTAACAGCGAAATAAACCACACACTCTGATATGTTCCCACTCTATTACATCTAACAGGTGTAGCAAATGTCTTCCTGGACATTAGAACAGCTCAATAGAACAAAAACGTGGCGTCTACTGACTCTAACAAGCTGCTTTTCCGCCCGCTTCTAAAGTCAACGCTAACAGATCTCTTTCTCTCCAATCCTTTAcaaatactgttaaatataataaatatgagCTCACCTCTTCTTCACTGAGACCGCAGTAAAGAGCTGAATCGGGTAAAAGCGGCTTCTGAGAacagtgttgttgtttatcagagctctctccctctctttctctcgctctcgctctctcctgGCACAACACCGAGGAAGCGTCGATTTAAAGGGGCCTCTCGTTGTTTTCTCGGCCTTGGGGATTTCCTAGTATTGTGCCTTGACTCACAGCTCGCGTGTGAACGTCACGGTGCGGTTGATATAAGGGACAGTGCTGACACTTCGGATTATACAGTGGAGGTGTGCCAAAGTTTCGAGGGCGCAGTGCGTAATTACGCACCCTCGGTAATGAGAGAGTGACTCAGGCGTGAGCCAATGGCAGCCTGTGCTCGGTAATCCCCCCCCCATGCATAACACATGTAAGGCTTTATGTCAGAGGCAGTAGCTCACCTCAGCTCAGTGCAACTCTGTAGTTCATATAGACAAAAGTgttgaacagaaaataaaataaatgtagaaaaatcaCCCCAGTGTGTTGCACTGAGCATCTAACATTCATCACCCAAAGGTTCTGACCTGCATAAGTAATTTCAATGCTCAGTGATCCATTGATAAGATTATATGCTCAGTTAGTTCTTATCTAACAGCCCATAAATGGACTAACTGATCTTGAATCCGTGGCAAAGTCTTTCTGTGAATTCCCCCTTGTGTAAGCTGAGTCCAAATTTACACAACCCCAAGCCGTTATTTCTGCAATACCTAACCGGAACATGCCATATTAGCCAAATGTATCACAAATTATAACCTAAAatatgcctgaaataaggtttgtgatcaacacaagcttaagagattTTCAAGTTTTGTTCTACGGCATAAAATCTGTCATCTAATAcccaacttgtgaattttgaagctTTTGCACATCTTAATAAGAACTAAGcagggtgaggcagctttcagttattatgctcctcacctgtggaacaaactacctgtagatctgaggtctgccccaacggtcagctcctttaaatcaggactaaaaacactattgtttactacactgtcaaaaataatctgttaaatttacggtaaaataccggcagctgtggttgccagaattttaccgtaaaaattacagtgagtgggttttctactgtaaatttaaatgtaaatatcagcaaaaactgtaatttagactgagtagtctttatttaaaggtaattgtgtcatttgaGACaacatggtatttctccattcattttacatgatttttaaaaatatttttacagtaaaactgtgtgtttttcaaaagttttgttctattctgtgacagtaattaaaagtgtctattatggtgatatgcaattttttattttaggccgtgtttctcatgcaatttgacagcattttactgtaatttctacaaacactttttacagtgtacggtgatgtacaatgttcaattttacgacctatttctgatgcaatttgacagtgttttactgtcatttctacaaacattttttacagtgtacagcgtactcttaactttaacacttatctactctactctactgcccttactttttaactacacaatgtttgacttgtgctttttattattttatctctttttttatcctgctgtatcttattttatcctatttatatttttatttccctgttttaattgactgtttttactgttttcaattgtgtcttgctgattttaatgtgtatgtaaagctttttgaattaccttgtgttgaattgtgctatacaaataaacttgccttgccttgcctaataAAGGTTACTGCTTACAAgtgctaaatgagactacagtggtggACATTATCGTCTTCGGCAgctttgtggtgaagaagtcATGGGGTAGTCACAAGAACGTGGTGTGAAAAGTAGCTATCAGATGGAAAtattacatttctgtttgttttatctgacttgccctgctctctctctctgtttatcaaACCACAAACAAGACAAGAATTATCTTAATAGCACACCCGGTGGACATTCTGCCTCACTCTATCTTTCTTTATTGAAGATGGTACATCCTAGTAAGTTTAAATGAGCTCATCAGCATTAGTAAAAGGGTTACAGTAAGTGTACAGttcataattatgtttttgtcagaGTGCAAATGAGAGGGAGGAGATTTTAAATTTGGCTACCCTAGCTAGGGAAACTCAAGATAGGTTGGACATTACTATgaatttaaacatttgcaggaaatttaattaaataatgtgcCAGGAGTAGCCATTGCCATTGGGCTTCTGCAATTGAAAAAGGTGATTTTAGGCCTACagcaatgataaatgaaaaggaaaatgcaaaaaagaacCTATatttattcccttttttttttttgtcaaagccaCAAGGAGCCACTGGAGAGGGCCTACAAGGCTGTATGTGGCTCAGGAGCTGCAGGttgcatataaacatatataacaacataaataatgcattagttgattaaaatgattgattgaaataattaaaatcaaGAAATTACCATTTGGGAAATGTAAAAAGGCCAGAACTAAAGCTTACACTGATTCCTGGGAGGCTACTTCTGTAATTATGTGGTCGCCCACAAGGGTGTTTTCAGAAACAACCAtcgtggtttcattttcattgcgatatgtttggaagagattgagaagatatacacttgtGTTAAGATGTACACttgatgtttaaaaatatttatttttttaactttatgggcgaccgtgtataagCGAGGACATGAAAGGATTTCAGAgtaatttgaaaataataaacagcCAAATAGTTTTACACATTGAGACAGTGAGGCTGATTTTAGGTAATTATAGTgccattaaaacagaaaaacccAAACAACAGAGGAAAAACCCTGAGGTAAAAGTTCAACGAACttctttatgtttgtttttttcatctgtatTCCATTTGTGGGAATGTGTTATCTCTATTGATCATCACATTTTAAGCATGAATCCATGCACAGTTGAGAgattacccaaaaaacaaaaaatccccTTTTGTTCTTGCCAACACTGATGCACACACTGATTAAACTAAGATCCACATGAAGGTGGACTGGGTGGTATATAATTGTCAGAGTTTCTCTTCTGCTGTAGAACCATCGAACACTTTGTTGTGAACGGAGCAAACACAAGTCTGCCATCATGTCCAGGATCATAGGAGTTACTCTCCTGTTCATCCTTCTGGTGGACACCTTCTACAGCAGCACAGGtacagaaaatacacatttgtatttatttgtttctgcaGAAAAGCTTGTTTTGATCTCTCCGGTATCGGCAACACCGGAAACGTTAAAAGCAGGTTGATGGGTGATGTATTATTGTAGATGATTTCTTGCTATTTGTCTTTTTCCACAGCTTCACATGCTGGATTCCATGTGTCCAAAGTGCACATCCGCAAGTGCAGGTGCAGAGGTGAGTGTTCATTCATACATTTTGGTTAAAAATTTGCAATAGTAAGACTGCCATTAGGTGCAGCTTAGCAAAGCTAAGTACTCTGCTTATTTTTTATCGCAGGCTTTAGATGTGGCAATGTGCTCATATTATTGTAGTGTATTGGCAGTGACTAGGGAGGGATTATTTTACATATgaagattttatttgtttgttatatttgccttattttctgtatatcgttacatttggttgtttttttttttttgtttttttttgtttgtttgttttctgtgttttgtttctctttaagtTATATTACCCAATCCATATCTATCTGGACACATTGGTGCTAATTGTTGTTCTCATGTCTACCCCATGTCTTTGTAATTACCATTCAGCATTGCACTTTTGTTATACTGAAAATCcttcaataaacagattttgattttttttttaaaaattgcaataGTAAATAAGGAGTCTGATCATCAGAGCGGTTATGAAACTGAGCTGAGGTCTCCTATTGGCTGAAAATATTGGTTTTCTCCAGGGTGTTCTAAAATCAGGTAGCGCAGACAAAAAGGTATTAAAGTGGTTTATCtgtggtgttttttctttgcagttttacccaaaggaaaaataaagtgtcGCTCCCCGCTGATTCCCTCCAACCACACAGAGCAACAGAGACTGATCAAATGCTTGTGCAGCAAAACAAACCAACACAGTGAGTGAACTGACACTGTacagtgtgtgggtgtgagagagagagagttttttttctcgtttCTGTGCTTATGTTCAGTAAAGATGTTTAATTTATTGCCATTTTTCTCCTCTAAATGTGTAGAGTTTCCAGAGTTAAAGGCGAGCTGCACTACATCCTTGCCTCCTGGTTCTCTGATCTCCATGGTTTAAATGAGTGGAATTATGCAGAATCATTTCATGATCACACAAGATAATGATCATGTTAACCATTACCTACTGTGTCATGTCAATTAACAGTCACAAGATGACATGAAATTACTTATAATACACTACAGATGTCTTTGAGCTTTTATACATTGTAAGTaaagatattttatttcacagagactttgtttttcttctttgttcatgaatgtttgaatgttatttcgtttagcagtggatttttagggggagatagcaggtcagcagTAGATGTCACACAGAAGTGGTGGAagatgtggaaaatgtattagagATGTAGCTCAGGTCTGGGTGTcaagttgttgttgtcattcatctgtcattaaaaaaagaattaatcaatttattaattactattattaaaactataagtgtgtctgtgtttataactaactgttacatttttactttttttttttactcaagaattaataaaagtgtgtttgaaaaaaggtaaaaatgtccttttcaTGGTGTGTCGCACTCATTTTAGATCACTGTTGTTGCCATAGTTTTTGCTTTGATTAtgccttttatgtttttttgtttttgttttttatttcatattggggtggtttcttttttcttttattgtttcttttttatttcttttttattttatcttatttttgaaTTGCATGTAACtatagtactgtgcaaaagttgtaggcaggtgtgaaaaaatgttgtaaaataagaatgttttcgaaaatagaaatgttaataatttattttttaaacaattaacaaaatgcaaagtgagtgaacagaagaaaatctAACTCAAATCAATAGTCTGTGTggccaccctttgccttcacaccagcatcaattcttctaagcattttttcacacctgcctaagacttttgcacagtactgtatgttaaCTATTcaattgtcttttgtttgttcgCCCTTGTTTTATC
Encoded proteins:
- the si:dkey-112a7.4 gene encoding uncharacterized protein si:dkey-112a7.4 translates to IDASSVLCQERARAREREGESSDKQQHCSQKPLLPDSALYCGLSEEEATGTFSLLFPTFCRLLFIHSLLNAIAEVRSTATRHKAWAVRTSSGRSGERRLAEMYGASGIPGLIPPSGPPRQPGPAGQYNPGHPQVNGDGGGANPQRLGQRAPKLGQIGRTKKVDLDDEDLDDIMNNNGQCPVSLSPIS